The DNA sequence TCAGTAAATGAAGCAATTTTAAACGCAATTATCCATAATGATTGAACAATTGGAACTCCACAAATTTCATTTTACAGTAATAGAATTGAAATTGTTTCTCACGGTGGATTGATATCTGGATTAAGTGAAGATGAATTTTTTGATGGGATTAGTAGACCAAGGAATCCAAGTTTAATGAGAGTTTTCATTGATTTAGGATTAGCCGAACATACAGGGCATGGTGTTCCTAAAATAATTAGTGTTTATGGAAGAGAATCAATTAAAATTGGTAATAGTTCAATAAAGTGTATTATTCCTTTTAATATAAATGGTAATGCTAAAAGTAATGAAAATTTTGATGAAAACTTAATTAACAATAATGAAGAAAATAATAAAACAAATTATTTTGATAAATCATTATTAAACTTAAGGGATAATGAAAGATTAATTTTAAATTACATTACTAACAACTCACAAATTACAGTACTAAAGCTTTCAGAATTAACAGGACTTTCAACTAGAACAGTTGAAAGAATAATTTCTTCACTACAAACTAAATCAATTTTAATTAGGGAAGGTTCAAAGAAAAAAGGTAAGTGAGTAATAAAAATATTAAATTATGAAAAAAAATAACACAAAATCAATATTTTTTAGTTTTTGTGTTATTTTTTATTTTTATAATAAACTTAAGGTGATTAAATTATTTGATTAATTTCAATAACAAAAATACAACTCTTCAAAAATCTAACAACACTAAATCTATCAATAAAAAATACTTTTAACATCAAAGATAGCATCAAGTGCTATAGATGTTAAACAGAAATGTGCAGAATTAGAAAATACTCAAAAATCGTTTTTCTTAAGAACGTAAAAAAGAACAGTCATACAACAATTGCTGTATGACTGTTTTATATTTTTGGTCCTTTTAGTAAAATTATAGTGCAAAAAAATAAGAAAGGAACCAATATGATTATAGCAAATATTAAAAATTCTCTTAAAGAAGTTGTGTGTATTAAAACTAAAGAAAAACACTTACCAAACAACCATTATTTAATAAAAAATTCTGAAGAAGAAATCAGAATTCTTCATTCAAAAGTTATAAATACTAGATTACTCAAAGCGAATCAAATGAACATTCTTCATTTGAATGAATGTCTAAGATTATTTAAAGAAGGAAAGAATTTTTCTCAAGTTTCAGAAATGATTGGATTTCAAACACACACCATTAAAAAGTTATTGAAAATTTCAACAACAAATCAGGGTGATTTTGTTAAGAAATATAAAAAAGTTTGTCGCAACTGTGATCAATATATTAATTATGTAAACTACATTGATTTCCAATTAATTGCTGAACATCTTATGCTTTATAAGTCTAAAAGAACAAGACTTCATTCAAAGACTATTCAAAATAAATGAAGAGATTTTATTAGATTTTGAAAATCTGAAGTTAGTTATTATAGGAAAAATAGATTCAATAAAGATTTTACAAAAAGAGCAATCAAAGTTTCAGCTAAAGCTCTTGTTAATAAATTTAAGAACCTATTTCCTAACAGTTTCTGTCCTACTCCTAGCGCTGTATATAAGTGCTTAAAGTCAAATCAGTTTAATTTATCTATAGATATTTTGCTCTTTCTTTCTGTAGGAAAATATCACAAAAAAACTAAAAAAGTTCAAAAAAGTTCTCTTAAAAATGCTGTTAGTATTCACCAAAGACCTGATGAGGCCAACCATAGATTAGAGGAAGGTCATTTTGAGCTTGACACTGTGATTGGACAAAGCAAGGATAAGAATTGTTTGGTAACTTTATTAGATAGAAAAACTAGAAAACTTTATGTAATATTAGCACGCAAAACTTCTGAGTCAGTTAAAGATGCTTTACTCAAAATGATTAAAATTAATTCAATAAAAATAACAACATTAACTGTTGATAATGGCTCCGAGAACGTGCGCTTGCACGAAGTTATTTCTAACAACAATTTATTTAAATGTGATGCATATTGTTCATATCAAAAAGGCTCAATAGAGAATATCCACAGACACATTAGAAGATTTATTCCTAAAGGTGTTTCCATGGATAAATTCACAAATAAACAGATTTATGCGATGAGCAAAAGAATTAATGAATATTTAACACTCATTAATCAATAGTTTTACTAAAAATTTTAAAAATCGGTCATGACCGATTCTTTTGGTGTGCTTTTTTATATAAAAAAGCATTATAATTATATAAATTGAAGCACTAACGTACTTCAAGGACTTTGATTAAAATGCTTTGTTAAATGACTTTTCTATTTCATATTTTTTTTCTTTTTTTTTTTTTTTTTAAGCATTATATAATTAAATTATGAGATTATTCGCACATATAAAAATTAAAAAGAATTACAGAAATTTTATAGATTTATTAAATTTGATTGATAAAACAAAATTTATCAATGATAAGAAAATAGATATTGAAAAATTTGATGATATTTTGTTATCAATAAACAAAAATAATAAAAAGATTAATATAAATTTATTTATTCAATCAATTGATTTTTTAATATTATTAAACTCTTTAGGATATTTAGAAATAAACTTACTAAAATTTAAGCATTTAATTGACTACAGTTTTACTAAATTACAAAAAACAATTAATAAAAATACTCAATCAGATAAGTTAAAGAAAAAAATTAATGAATTTAATTTTCTTGTAAATTCAGTTCTTTTATTCAAAGAAGAAAAAGAATATAAAGAATATTGCAAGATTGTTGATCAAACTATAAAAGTCTTTAATAATTTATTAAAATCAAACATAAATTTAAGTTCAAAAAAAATAAGCAAAAAAACTAAATTTATTTTAATAATTGCTAGTTCTGTTTTAGGATTTATAGCAGTTTCATCTGCTTTAATTATTCCAACAACACTACATATATTAAATAAAGATAAGACTAAAGAAAACAAAACAGTACCTTGAACTGAATTACAACCTTCAATTAAAGTTAAATACAACTTATATAAATTGAAAAATATTCCTTGAAGTTTTCATAATCGAATCAATGATAATATAACAAATAAAACTGAAGAAAAATTAAATATTCTAGATGAACAATTTGCAAAAAATAGTGATTTAAATATAAAATGAGTACAAATATCAAATTATTATGATGAATCATCTCTAGATTTAAGAGGAGATTATAAAAGAAAATTAGAAAATTTATTTAATTCAAAAAAAGATATTGATACACTAATATCTCAAATAATAGATTTAAATAAAGAATACAAGAATAATATTGAAAAATATTATGAAGATATTTTTTTATATTTCAATAAATATACTAAACCAACTCATAATTTATTAAATAAATCTTTATTAGTAAATAAAGTTTACGAGGAAACATCAAATATTATTGTTGATAGTATTATTAAAGAATTTAACTATGAATTTGTAAATAATTATGATATTTATCAAAAAAATTCTTTTGAACATCTAAAAAGCTTTTACAGTGATATTAACAAATTTATTGATCTAATAAATAAACATTCTTTATTTGTAAAAGATCTTAAATTAAGATATCTTCCTACAGAAGATGATACTAATGAAATTAAAAAAATATTCAATGATTTTAGAAATGAACAAAATAGTAATTTTGATATTTACATTATTAAAACAATACAAAATTATATTGATTATTTTAGCAAGGGTAATTTCTTCCCTTTGATTGTCGAACGTTTAACATATTTCAAAAACAACTTTGATTTTGCTATTAAAGAACATACTATGCAATGATTTATTACCAAAGACAAAAAATACACATTAAATCCGGGTAATGCTGAAAACATTGAATGAAGACTACCATATATGCGAGATAGTATATATGGTCTTATTGTATTAAATAGTGAATATATCATTAGTTGATTAAAAAATTATGATGAGTGATTATGAGTAATAAACAATGATGAAAAAATCGGTAAAATTAATTTAGAAAATGTTAACGCATTTAATCACTATAAAGATTTTAAAAATGAATTTATTGCTAACGAGTTTAAAGATTATGAAAACTTTTATATTAATGTAATAGGCTGAAAAAGAGATTTTTACGAAGATGAAATATTAAAAAATCTTTATGAAATATTAATAAAAATTTATGGTGAAGATAACTTCAAAATTAATGACTGAAATTCAGAAATTAATTTTAGTGATAATCCATACATTCCAAATAATTTTGATTTTGATTTATACAAAAAATATTTAAATAATAGCATTGATAGTGCTGAAGTTTCGCGACCTATTATTTATGATTTACTTACTGAACAACCTAATTATTTTTCTGATTTTCAACAGAATTCACTTTGGGGTTTAAAACTAAAAAATAAATTTGTTTATAAAGAGATTAATATTGATAAAAATTATGATTTTCCCGGTATTAATAAATTAACCAAAACCAAATATGGTAGTATCGATTTTGATAATTATGAAGATAAAGAAACTACAAGAAGGCAATTCATTCAATGACGCAAAAATTGAGAAAAATTATTAAGTAAATTTATCTCTAAAAATTGAAATCAAAAACAAATCATTTTAGCACTATCTTTTTATATCAATTCTAATGTTATGTATATGTATAATAATACTGAAAGAAGCTTTAATACTGACGGTAATAATTTTTATAATCCTGCTTCACTTTTTGAAACTGATAGAACGCTTCAATGCTATGGATACAGTCAAAATCTTTCATTAGCTCTTACCCTACTTAATATTCCAGTAAGGATAATTACAGGTGAAACGTTTAGCGACACACAAAATCCATTAGTAAGTAGTGGTGGACACGCTTGAAATGAAGTATTTATTGATAATAAATGAGTAAGTGTAGATTTAACTTTTGCTGACTACTACGAAAGCTGAAGTAATTTTAATAGTGAGTTAAATTTAGAAGAGATATTTTTAGATAGAGATAGTGGGAGTCGTACTATGTTTAGATTAGATTTCTTAAGCTATATCACAACAATCATAAAATATCTAAACAAAGATGAAAATGGTAATTATGTTCATAACTATGTAGATCTACCAACTCATTACAGTACTAATCCTGAAACTGAACTTAAATGAGAAAATATGCTTCCACTTTTAAGAAAACAATATAAAACTAATCAATATTAACACCTTTTTGGTGTTTTTATTTGTCTCAATTAAATAATAATAATAAAAATAAAACTCCCGCTTTAACAGGAGTTATTGAAGAATTTTACTTTTGTGATTATAAAAAATAGAATTAAAAGTTTGAATAAGATTAGCTAACAAAAAATCCAAACAATTTTTATCACATTTTGAAAAATTACATATTTATTATAACACAAAAATCATTATCTAATATATTTATTTTTGTTTTTATTGTGCTGACTTTTAGATTTTTATAGCACAATTAAAACATATTAAATCTATTTTGTTTAATTCTGATTTTGATAAATAGCACTAATTTAAAAGCAGAACTTAAATAGGTAAATATGCTAGCAATTATACGTAAACAATATAAAACTTGAATAATTAATTGTCTTAGGATAGTTCTTATTATTATTTTCGATAATTAATACTTACAACATTACTAAAAAACATTCAAATATGAAAAAAGGTATCGAATTGCTTAATATTCCTATTCGCATTTCTCCTGCTTTTATGTATAAAAAACATCTACTATAAAAGTAGATGCTTTAACATAGTCTTGTTTTACCTTTTAAAACAACTAATAATTTAAGGTATTTTATTTCTTAACATAAAATGTAGCTTTTCCCTTACCATATCTTGTTATATATCCTTCTTCTATTAATTGTTTAAGCAATATAATTTAACTATCTCATATTGAAAAAATGTATTAAAGAATTATTTCTGTTTTTTAATAATTCTAATAATTCGTTTAATTCGATTATGAACTTACTATAATATTCTGTTTCTGTAAGTAAAATAAATTCATTTAAGGATTTAAGAAAATCAGAAATATATTTATCTATAAAATATAAATTATCAAAAAAATCAAATGAATGAGTAAAAACATTTAATATTTGCCTATTAAATATACTTATAACTTTTTTGATAAAAAAATCATAAACTTCTTTTGTAAATCCATAATCTGAATTATCAAAACAAAATTCATCGTTAAAGTTTTCGAGATGATATTTTAAATGTAATATTTCAAAAAGATTTGCGTTAGCTCTAATGATTTCTAATATTGTTGCATCAAAATTTGAGTCATTAAAATTAATTGAAAATATTTTGGAAGAACATTTTAATTATGATAAAAATAATTCCAAAATCTATTTATTTTGCGACGGTGCAAGAATTTTCAAAAATATGTGTGTTAATAACAATTTCACACTGATTTATGACTGATATCACTTAAAAAAGTACTTTCTAAACATTTTTAGTTATGATAAACGTTGAAAAAGTTCTAAGAATTATAAACGTTGAACTTATTTAGGTCAATACGTTGATTACAATGAAATTTTTAAACAAATTCTAAATGCTTTAGAAGTTCAAGATTATGATATCTTATTAAAAATTATTTCTGAGTTATTGAATAAAATTAAAGAATTAAAGTCAGAAATTTTATTTTATGATTTGATTAAGGCATATAACTTTTTACTTAAAACACCTGAATTAAAATCACATTTTGAAAACAGAACCGCAAAAGCTGAGTCAGTAATTTCAAAATTTAAAACAGATTGCTTTAATAAAAAAGGTTGTGCAAGTTTGAATAATATAAAGTTTAAGTTAAAATTTAAGTGTAGTAAAAATAACTTTTATAAACTTTATGATGAAGAGAAAATCAAGGAAATTCTTAAATTAAGATAATAAGTCATAACTGTATTCATATACAGTTATTTTTTATGTAAAAAAGGAATATATGAGTAAATATCAAAAGGAAATTGAATTTTTAACAAAACAGATATTAGACTTAACAATAGAAGATAATTCTCAAAATCCAACTACAATTAAAACTTATAATCAAGATAATAATTTTCTAAAAAAATTAATTGTTTTTCAAGAGAAATATAGAGGTTTTTCATATTCACAAGAGATTAATAATTTAATTAAAAGTGTTGTTTTAAATTTTAAGAATAAAGAAAAAAATAAATATTTAGTTGCTTCTAAGGATAAATTAGTTTTTTGTGAATTGATTTATGTCCTTTGACCTAATTTAAGTCATTTTAATAGTTTCTATACTGTAGATTTTAAAAATGTTTTAGGTAAAAACGCTGAAAATTCAATTACT is a window from the Mycoplasma anserisalpingitidis genome containing:
- a CDS encoding IS30 family transposase — protein: MIIANIKNSLKEVVCIKTKEKHLPNNHYLIKNSEEEIRILHSKVINTRLLKANQMNILHLNECLRLFKEGKNFSQVSEMIGFQTHTIKKLLKISTTNQGDFVKKYKKVCRNCDQYINYVNYIDFQLIAEHLMLYKSKRTRLHSKTIQNKWRDFIRFWKSEVSYYRKNRFNKDFTKRAIKVSAKALVNKFKNLFPNSFCPTPSAVYKCLKSNQFNLSIDILLFLSVGKYHKKTKKVQKSSLKNAVSIHQRPDEANHRLEEGHFELDTVIGQSKDKNCLVTLLDRKTRKLYVILARKTSESVKDALLKMIKINSIKITTLTVDNGSENVRLHEVISNNNLFKCDAYCSYQKGSIENIHRHIRRFIPKGVSMDKFTNKQIYAMSKRINEYLTLINQ
- a CDS encoding transglutaminase domain-containing protein, which produces MRLFAHIKIKKNYRNFIDLLNLIDKTKFINDKKIDIEKFDDILLSINKNNKKININLFIQSIDFLILLNSLGYLEINLLKFKHLIDYSFTKLQKTINKNTQSDKLKKKINEFNFLVNSVLLFKEEKEYKEYCKIVDQTIKVFNNLLKSNINLSSKKISKKTKFILIIASSVLGFIAVSSALIIPTTLHILNKDKTKENKTVPWTELQPSIKVKYNLYKLKNIPWSFHNRINDNITNKTEEKLNILDEQFAKNSDLNIKWVQISNYYDESSLDLRGDYKRKLENLFNSKKDIDTLISQIIDLNKEYKNNIEKYYEDIFLYFNKYTKPTHNLLNKSLLVNKVYEETSNIIVDSIIKEFNYEFVNNYDIYQKNSFEHLKSFYSDINKFIDLINKHSLFVKDLKLRYLPTEDDTNEIKKIFNDFRNEQNSNFDIYIIKTIQNYIDYFSKGNFFPLIVERLTYFKNNFDFAIKEHTMQWFITKDKKYTLNPGNAENIEWRLPYMRDSIYGLIVLNSEYIISWLKNYDEWLWVINNDEKIGKINLENVNAFNHYKDFKNEFIANEFKDYENFYINVIGWKRDFYEDEILKNLYEILIKIYGEDNFKINDWNSEINFSDNPYIPNNFDFDLYKKYLNNSIDSAEVSRPIIYDLLTEQPNYFSDFQQNSLWGLKLKNKFVYKEINIDKNYDFPGINKLTKTKYGSIDFDNYEDKETTRRQFIQWRKNWEKLLSKFISKNWNQKQIILALSFYINSNVMYMYNNTERSFNTDGNNFYNPASLFETDRTLQCYGYSQNLSLALTLLNIPVRIITGETFSDTQNPLVSSGGHAWNEVFIDNKWVSVDLTFADYYESWSNFNSELNLEEIFLDRDSGSRTMFRLDFLSYITTIIKYLNKDENGNYVHNYVDLPTHYSTNPETELKWENMLPLLRKQYKTNQY
- a CDS encoding ATP-binding protein: MTNNNCYIESEILELKEKMNDNLTFSSLKIYYEEKNKHLDNNTFEKNLSLRNSLNQYNLLAELLADKNNLSLVFVKFNGIDKTSISQRVDVGNVCIITAYKNLINRLKSLNTNFLDTTVRPRIETPLFDMDSVNEAILNAIIHNDWTIGTPQISFYSNRIEIVSHGGLISGLSEDEFFDGISRPRNPSLMRVFIDLGLAEHTGHGVPKIISVYGRESIKIGNSSIKCIIPFNINGNAKSNENFDENLINNNEENNKTNYFDKSLLNLRDNERLILNYITNNSQITVLKLSELTGLSTRTVERIISSLQTKSILIREGSKKKGKWVIKILNYEKK